The Paroedura picta isolate Pp20150507F chromosome 6, Ppicta_v3.0, whole genome shotgun sequence genome segment ATCCATATCAGATCCCCTGAAGAAAAAGCTACTGTAAAGTAGCCTTTCTCGGCTATTTTTATCATTGATAAAATTCTTCAGGTTtttagaaaccccagaggtggtgcaaacatgcagaatatggtggggaagcaaagctgtgtacacgcccacccaggtcccctccccttcctaccccctccaggcccatcactggccattttagaaaGGGGAGGCAAGccaacatgaccatctatggtcatatcacccaataaatgtttaacatttttttacaaatatataaaattaattaactcctcccattcaggaaatctttccagggccatcacaaacccctggttgagaaaacctgttttaGAGAGTGAAGTCTATGGCATAGACcaccgggtctatggttgaggctgggacagaTCAACAGGGGTCCCCTGATAGATTTTAAATGCCATCTACAATTTTTGTCtcacctttctcctccctcttgaagtgggggggggggttggaggttctaccatgttgttgttgctatattgttattgtattcggattgtccttttaatgggttttaatggggaatttagttggactttgtaacccgccacgagcctctcaggagtggcgggcaataaatgaaataataatcattatttattcagtggcagtcttcaagcaaaggttggatacacacttttcttggatgctttaggatgctttgggctgatcctgcgttgagcagggggttggactagatggcctgtatggccccttccaactctatgattctatgattattataCCCTGCAGAGCTCCCTCCATTCCACAAATAacgccctccccaggttccacccacccacccaccccaacctccaggaatttcccagcctagagctggcaaccatacatcTGTCCTTCTGGACACATTTCATGTGGTTTTATTTCAAAAGCAGCCTGGGAATCAGTATAAGAGTGGCGGACACACATTGTTTATATGATAGTATCTCTGGCTTATACATATTTGATTCTCCTCATGGTTTATTACGATCCAGACAATGTAGCCAAGCAGACTGCCTGGGTAAAGCCTCTCAAAAACAGGTCTGTTCCAAAAGGGATGCTACGTGGTCTAAGGAAGAGTCTTGCAAGTCCGGCTTCCTGAGTTCCTTTTTTACAATGCCCCTCCCACCTTCTAACTGGACAGTAAAGATTCAGAAATCTCCATTCTGGCTCATATCTGATGAATTAGACCCCTGAAAGCGCAGACCCCGAAAATCTTGCTGGGCTGTTAAGTACcttggactcaaatctaaatgTTTCAGTGTTGACCAAAATGTAGGTCTAATTTATTAAGTAGATGCTTAGATACAAAAGCAGTTGACTTAATGGACAAGGCACAATGAATTTGGACAATCACAAGACTAAGAGCAAAACTGAATACCCCACAGATTTTTAACGACAACAGAAAAACTGTACGTTATTGAGCTGGGTGCGATCCATTATAGCAACCTCATTGTCCATCTTTGTCTGGATCCCACAGATGCCACGCCCTGTGCAGGAGTCACTCCATGGGGTATATTTGCCCCATGGGTGTCCAGTCCCTTCCAGCTCATCACCATTGGTGCACCTAAACTTGATGTTGTTGGCCCCTGTATTGTCATAAAACAGCTTGTACGGAGACACTCGGAGTGCGAATGCAGTCAGAAAGCCAGATTTGCATAATATTTCCTTGGACCAGTTGCCATACCTTTAAGAGCAAGAAAAGAAGAGCTTGTGGGATACTTTACACAACAATTATTTTGCTTATTGTCAATATTATTTGATAGTAAACCCTGGAAGGCAGGTAAAATACACATATATTAAGAACAGATGAAATAAAGGGGAGAGGTCTGCCTCTGTCCCACATAACCTTtgtcctcctagaatcatagagttggaagggacctccagggtgatctagtccaaccccctgcaaaatgcaggaaactaacaactacctgcccacccacagtgacaacaattccatgcccagatgatgcccccccccaaaaaaaaacctccacagaatccctgaccaatctggcctggaggaaattcacctcccgaccccaaagtggcaattgacatttccctgggcctgcaagaaaggccacaagagccaagcactgacaaaatcccttcctcctcacccacttacaatctgcctttgttcacagaatcaccatttctgtcagatggctatctagcctctacttaaaaccttccaaataaagagaacccaccacctcgtgAGGAGCTGTGAAAGCGTTCATCTATTTATTCCATCAAATCACATTTCTGCTTAAGGTATAAGAAAGAAGGCCAGGTGGAAAGGTAGCAGTCCTTTGCTTGCTAAGCTTTGTTCTTTAACTCCTTTaagtccctcccccaaaatcCATTAATTCAGTCTTCCTCATCTCTTCCCTCATTATTTCTACACAGGCCTTTAAACATAGGTTTTCGGGGGGGCATGACTTACCAATACATGTCTTGCTCCTTAGACTATGATGCAAAGAAATGTGGGCATGTGAAGAATAGATCCTTCTAACAGATAGCATTGGCTAAGCTTCTCCAACATGAATCTCATTTGCACAAGCTTCACTGCGGCATGCATGGTAGAACTCCTTGTAAATGGAGGGCATTTACAAGTAAGACAAAAGGTGTGCAACAGGTGGAAGAGTGTCTTTAGAAAACTGAGCCAGGGAGGAGGTGAGCAAAAGTGTTGGCAAGGGATAGAAAGACGGAGACCTAGGGGTGAACAGTTTTGGCTGAAAGGAGATGGTAAGGGAAAGAAGGGGGAGCTAGAGGTGGCCAGGCTGAGCCAGGGAGACATGGGAAAGGGGCAATCATGTATTGAGAAAGCTTGAGGGGGACACTTGGTGGCATGGAGAATTTTAGACTGAAGTGCAGAGAGTAAATTTGCTACATATGGCCTGGAAATTTGTGGATATTTGGGagcatctctgtagcctggaaagcCATTGTAACTCTGTGA includes the following:
- the LOC143840561 gene encoding vitelline membrane outer layer protein 1-like, with the protein product MQFCIAIVIQLLLFGSQRDVKAQQVTNVLTVRNNWKTGKWGFLWFCPTGYAKGFKLKVEPYQGSFRDDSSLNGISLLCSDGKVISSTVGMYGNWSKEILCKSGFLTAFALRVSPYKLFYDNTGANNIKFRCTNGDELEGTGHPWGKYTPWSDSCTGRGICGIQTKMDNEVAIMDRTQLNNVQFFCCR